The proteins below come from a single Streptomyces sp. MRC013 genomic window:
- a CDS encoding WhiB family transcriptional regulator, producing the protein MHLEAHAPSVPPSQTLPPPGLTEDHDVTALTALTALDDAIENLGVPVPCRSYDPEVFFAESPADVEYAKSLCRTCPLMAACLAGAKERREPWGVWGGELFVQGVVVARKRPRGRPRKNPVTA; encoded by the coding sequence GTGCATCTCGAAGCGCACGCCCCGTCCGTACCGCCTTCCCAGACGCTCCCCCCGCCCGGCCTCACGGAGGACCACGACGTGACCGCCCTCACCGCGCTCACCGCGCTGGACGACGCCATCGAGAACCTCGGCGTGCCCGTCCCGTGCCGCTCCTACGACCCGGAGGTCTTCTTCGCCGAGTCACCGGCCGACGTCGAGTACGCCAAGTCCCTCTGCCGCACCTGCCCCCTCATGGCGGCCTGCCTCGCGGGCGCCAAGGAACGGCGTGAGCCGTGGGGCGTCTGGGGCGGCGAACTCTTCGTCCAGGGGGTGGTGGTCGCCCGCAAGCGGCCGCGCGGCCGCCCGCGCAAGAACCCGGTCACGGCATGA
- a CDS encoding ATP-dependent DNA helicase UvrD2 codes for MTPATHSTLFPQVPESADAVLDGLDPEQREVATALRGPVCVLAGAGTGKTRAITHRIAYGVRAGILQPASVLAVTFTNRAAGEMRGRLRQLGAGGVQARTFHSAALRQLQYFWPKAVGGALPRLIDRKAPLVADAAARCRIRLDRTELRDVTSEIEWAKVTQTVPADYPAAVAKARREAPRDPAETSQVYAMYEQLKRERDVLDFEDVLLLTVGILQDRHDIAEQVRRQYQHFVVDEYQDVSPLQQRLLDLWLGDRDSLCVVGDAGQTIYSFTGATPDYLLDFRTRHPHATVVRLVRDYRSTPQIVHLANGLLARASGRAADHRLELVSQRDPGPEPVHTEYGDEPTEAEGTARRIRDLIASGVPAGEIAVLYRVNAQSEIHEQALADAGVPYQLRGAERFFERREVREAGAALRGAARFGANDPLLDDVVDLPSQVRAVLSTKGWTTEPPAGSGAVRDRWESLAALVRLAEDLARARPGAVLADLVAELDERAAAQHAPAVQGVTLASLHAAKGLEWDAVFLVGLTEGMLPIAYARTDEQVEEERRLLYVGVTRARRYLSLSWALSRSPGGRPHREPSRFLQDLRLGGGSPAARTVRAADGAERGAGPARPRRARGPVRCRVCGTTLTAAGEMKLMRCEECPSEMDEGLYERLLQWRAGQARRLGQPDYCVFTEKTLIAIAETAPSTDAELAVIPGVGIRKLNRFGTDVLAICAGGEGSDGDGAD; via the coding sequence GTGACACCAGCGACGCACTCCACCCTCTTCCCGCAGGTCCCCGAGTCGGCGGACGCGGTGCTCGACGGCCTCGACCCCGAGCAGCGCGAGGTGGCGACGGCCCTCCGCGGCCCGGTGTGCGTCCTGGCGGGCGCGGGCACGGGCAAGACCCGGGCGATCACCCACCGCATCGCTTACGGGGTGCGCGCCGGCATCCTCCAGCCCGCGAGCGTGCTGGCCGTCACGTTCACCAACCGCGCCGCCGGCGAGATGCGCGGCCGGCTGCGGCAGCTCGGCGCGGGCGGCGTCCAGGCCCGCACGTTCCACTCCGCGGCGCTCCGGCAGCTCCAGTACTTCTGGCCGAAAGCCGTCGGCGGCGCCCTGCCCCGGCTCATCGACCGCAAGGCCCCGCTCGTCGCCGACGCCGCCGCCCGCTGCCGGATCCGCCTCGACCGCACCGAGCTGCGGGACGTCACCTCCGAGATCGAGTGGGCGAAGGTCACGCAGACCGTTCCCGCCGACTACCCGGCCGCCGTCGCCAAGGCCCGGCGCGAGGCCCCCCGCGACCCGGCGGAGACCAGCCAGGTCTACGCGATGTACGAGCAGCTGAAGCGGGAGCGCGACGTCCTCGACTTCGAGGACGTCCTGCTGCTCACGGTCGGCATCCTCCAGGACCGGCACGACATCGCGGAGCAGGTCCGCCGCCAGTACCAGCACTTCGTGGTGGACGAGTACCAGGACGTGTCCCCGCTCCAGCAGCGCCTCCTCGACCTGTGGCTGGGCGACCGCGACAGCCTGTGCGTCGTCGGCGACGCCGGCCAGACGATCTACTCCTTCACCGGCGCCACCCCCGACTACCTGCTGGACTTCCGCACCCGCCACCCGCACGCGACCGTCGTCAGACTGGTCCGCGACTACCGCTCCACCCCGCAGATCGTCCACCTGGCCAACGGCCTGCTCGCCCGGGCGAGCGGCCGCGCCGCCGACCACCGGCTGGAGCTGGTCTCCCAGCGCGACCCCGGACCCGAGCCCGTCCACACCGAGTACGGCGACGAGCCGACCGAGGCCGAGGGCACGGCCCGCCGCATCCGCGACCTGATCGCCTCCGGCGTCCCCGCGGGCGAGATCGCCGTGCTGTACCGCGTCAACGCCCAGTCCGAGATCCACGAGCAGGCCCTCGCGGACGCCGGCGTCCCGTACCAGCTGCGCGGCGCCGAGCGGTTCTTCGAGCGCCGGGAGGTGCGGGAGGCGGGTGCCGCCCTGCGCGGCGCCGCCCGCTTCGGCGCGAACGACCCGCTACTCGACGACGTCGTCGACCTGCCGTCGCAGGTCCGCGCCGTACTGTCCACCAAGGGCTGGACGACCGAGCCCCCCGCCGGCTCCGGCGCCGTACGGGACCGCTGGGAGTCCCTGGCGGCGCTGGTCCGCCTCGCGGAGGACCTCGCCCGCGCCCGCCCGGGGGCCGTCCTCGCCGACCTGGTCGCGGAGCTGGACGAGCGGGCCGCCGCCCAGCACGCCCCCGCGGTCCAGGGCGTGACGCTGGCCTCCCTCCACGCGGCGAAGGGGCTCGAGTGGGACGCCGTGTTCCTCGTCGGCCTCACCGAGGGCATGCTGCCCATCGCGTACGCCAGGACCGACGAGCAGGTCGAGGAGGAACGGCGGCTGCTCTACGTCGGCGTCACCCGCGCCCGCCGGTACCTGAGCCTGTCGTGGGCGCTGTCCCGCTCGCCCGGCGGCCGCCCCCACCGCGAACCGTCCCGCTTCCTACAGGACCTGCGCCTCGGCGGCGGGAGCCCCGCCGCCCGCACCGTCCGCGCGGCCGACGGCGCCGAGCGCGGCGCGGGGCCCGCCCGTCCCCGGCGCGCCCGGGGCCCGGTCCGCTGCCGGGTCTGCGGCACCACGCTCACGGCCGCCGGCGAGATGAAGCTGATGCGCTGCGAGGAGTGCCCCTCGGAGATGGACGAGGGCCTGTACGAGCGGCTCCTGCAGTGGCGTGCCGGCCAGGCCCGCCGGCTGGGGCAGCCCGACTACTGCGTCTTCACCGAGAAGACCCTGATCGCCATCGCGGAGACCGCCCCGTCGACCGACGCCGAACTGGCCGTCATCCCCGGCGTCGGCATTCGCAAGCTCAACCGCTTCGGGACCGATGTCCTCGCCATCTGCGCAGGTGGGGAAGGATCGGACGGGGACGGCGCGGACTGA
- a CDS encoding mycoredoxin translates to MQGTVTMYSTTWCGYCRRLKSQLDREGIAYTEINIEQDPESAAFVEKANNGNQTVPTVLVTPNGGGEDVVMTNPSLMQVQQALAG, encoded by the coding sequence ATGCAGGGAACTGTGACGATGTACAGCACGACCTGGTGCGGGTACTGCCGGCGGCTCAAGAGCCAGCTGGACCGCGAAGGCATCGCGTACACCGAGATCAACATCGAGCAGGACCCGGAGTCCGCCGCTTTCGTGGAGAAGGCCAACAACGGCAACCAGACCGTTCCGACCGTGCTCGTCACGCCGAACGGCGGGGGCGAGGACGTCGTGATGACCAACCCGAGCCTGATGCAGGTCCAGCAGGCCCTCGCCGGCTGA
- the nudC gene encoding NAD(+) diphosphatase, whose translation MSTVSNEAVPRPIGFTAPGGIDRAAHHRLDEAWLAAAWSRPTTRVFAVSGGRVLVDDTPDGRTELVMTPSFEAPETDAPRYFLGTDEEGVSYFALQEDALPGRMDQSARHAGLREAGLLLDARDAALMVHAVALENWQRLHPFCARCGERTDIAAAGHVRRCPACGAEHYPRTDPAVIMLVTDEHDRALLGRQVHWPKGRFSTLAGFVEPGEAIEQSVAREVYEEVGVTIGEVRYVASQPWPFPSSLMLGFTARATSSEIEVDGDEIEEARWFSREDLAGAFESGEVLPPSGVSIATHLIGAWYGRPLPGPGATG comes from the coding sequence GTGAGCACCGTCAGCAACGAGGCCGTTCCCCGCCCGATCGGCTTCACCGCACCGGGCGGCATCGACCGCGCCGCCCACCACCGCCTCGACGAGGCGTGGCTCGCGGCGGCGTGGAGCCGCCCCACCACGCGCGTCTTCGCCGTCTCCGGCGGCCGGGTCCTGGTCGACGACACCCCGGACGGGCGCACCGAGCTGGTCATGACGCCCTCCTTCGAGGCGCCCGAGACCGACGCCCCCCGCTACTTCCTCGGCACGGACGAGGAGGGCGTCAGCTACTTCGCGCTCCAGGAGGACGCGCTGCCCGGCCGGATGGACCAGTCGGCGCGCCACGCCGGGCTGCGCGAGGCGGGCCTGCTGCTGGACGCCCGGGACGCGGCCCTGATGGTCCACGCGGTGGCCCTGGAGAACTGGCAGCGCCTCCACCCCTTCTGCGCCCGTTGCGGGGAGCGCACGGACATCGCGGCGGCGGGCCACGTCCGCCGTTGCCCGGCCTGCGGCGCGGAGCACTACCCGCGCACCGACCCGGCGGTGATCATGCTGGTCACCGACGAGCACGACCGGGCGCTGCTCGGCCGGCAGGTGCACTGGCCCAAGGGCCGCTTCTCGACCCTCGCCGGGTTCGTCGAGCCGGGCGAGGCCATCGAGCAGTCCGTGGCCCGGGAGGTGTACGAGGAGGTCGGCGTCACGATCGGCGAGGTGCGGTACGTCGCCAGCCAGCCGTGGCCGTTCCCCTCCAGCCTGATGCTGGGCTTCACGGCCCGCGCCACGTCGTCGGAGATCGAGGTCGACGGGGACGAGATCGAGGAGGCCCGCTGGTTCTCACGCGAGGACCTGGCGGGGGCCTTCGAGTCCGGCGAGGTGCTCCCGCCGTCCGGCGTCTCGATCGCGACGCACCTGATCGGGGCGTGGTACGGCAGGCCGCTGCCCGGACCCGGCGCCACCGGCTGA
- a CDS encoding dipeptidase yields the protein MSDTQDSAVRTVRKYIERHRAAFLDDLAEWLRIPSVSAQPEHAPDVRRSAEWLAAKLAGTGFPIAEVWETDGAPAVYAEWPSADPGAPTVLVYGHHDVQPAAREDGWHTEPFEPVVRDGRLYARGAADDKGQVLFHTLGVRAHLDLTGRTTPAVNLKLLVEGEEESGSPHFRALVEERRDRLAADAVVVSDTGMWSETTPTVCTGMRGLADCEIELYGPDRDVHSGSFGGAVPNPATIAARLVAALHDEDERVTVPGFYDGVAELTEEERELIAELPFDEAAWLATARSHGTFGEAGHSTLERVWARPTAEVNGIGGGYQGPGGKTIIPSSARLKLSFRLVAGQDPDRIEKSVREWVAARVPDGIRHEIAFGAATRPCLTPLGHPALQAVTRSMSLAFDGARIRYTREGGSGPAADLQDVLAAPVLFLGISVPSDGWHAPNEKVELDLLLKGVEATAHLWGGLAAALR from the coding sequence ATGAGCGACACCCAGGACAGCGCCGTCCGGACCGTGCGGAAGTACATAGAGCGGCACCGCGCCGCCTTCCTCGACGACCTCGCCGAGTGGCTGCGCATCCCCTCGGTCTCGGCTCAGCCCGAGCACGCCCCGGACGTGCGGCGCAGCGCCGAGTGGCTCGCCGCGAAGCTCGCCGGGACCGGCTTCCCGATCGCGGAGGTCTGGGAGACGGACGGAGCCCCCGCCGTGTACGCGGAGTGGCCCTCCGCCGACCCCGGCGCCCCCACGGTCCTCGTCTACGGCCACCACGACGTGCAGCCCGCCGCCCGCGAGGACGGCTGGCACACCGAGCCGTTCGAGCCCGTCGTCCGCGACGGCCGGCTCTACGCGCGCGGCGCGGCCGACGACAAGGGCCAGGTCCTCTTCCACACCCTCGGCGTCCGCGCCCACCTGGACCTCACCGGCCGCACCACCCCGGCCGTCAACCTGAAACTGCTGGTGGAGGGCGAGGAGGAGTCCGGCTCCCCCCACTTCCGCGCCCTGGTCGAGGAGCGCCGCGACCGGCTCGCCGCCGACGCCGTGGTCGTCTCCGACACCGGCATGTGGTCCGAGACCACGCCCACCGTCTGCACCGGCATGCGCGGCCTCGCGGACTGCGAGATCGAGCTGTACGGCCCCGACCGGGACGTCCACTCCGGCTCCTTCGGCGGCGCCGTCCCCAACCCGGCCACGATCGCCGCCCGCCTGGTCGCCGCCCTCCACGACGAGGACGAGCGCGTCACCGTCCCCGGCTTCTACGACGGCGTCGCCGAGCTCACCGAGGAGGAGCGGGAGCTCATCGCGGAGCTGCCGTTCGACGAGGCCGCGTGGCTCGCCACGGCCCGCTCGCACGGCACCTTCGGCGAGGCCGGCCACTCCACCCTGGAGCGCGTCTGGGCCCGGCCCACCGCCGAGGTCAACGGCATCGGCGGCGGCTACCAGGGCCCCGGCGGCAAGACGATCATCCCGTCGTCCGCGCGGCTGAAGCTCTCCTTCCGGCTCGTCGCGGGCCAGGACCCGGACCGGATCGAGAAGTCCGTGCGCGAGTGGGTCGCCGCCCGCGTCCCCGACGGCATCCGCCACGAGATCGCCTTCGGGGCGGCCACCCGGCCCTGCCTGACGCCGCTCGGCCACCCGGCGCTGCAGGCCGTCACCCGCTCCATGAGCCTGGCCTTCGACGGCGCCAGGATCCGCTACACCCGGGAGGGCGGCTCGGGGCCCGCCGCCGACCTCCAGGACGTGCTGGCCGCCCCGGTGCTGTTCCTCGGGATCTCCGTGCCGTCCGACGGCTGGCACGCGCCGAACGAGAAGGTCGAGCTGGACCTGCTGCTGAAGGGCGTGGAGGCGACCGCCCACCTGTGGGGCGGGCTGGCCGCCGCGCTCCGCTGA
- a CDS encoding MGMT family protein, with amino-acid sequence MTAEEHPDRLPEYAERVLEVAEVIPPGRVMTYGDVAEWLGEGGPRQVGRVMALYGGAVPWWRVVRADGRLLPGRERRALGHYRAEATPLRTAAHGAGASPPRLDMRRARWDGTGGADGGDADDTGRAMAHD; translated from the coding sequence ATGACTGCTGAGGAGCACCCCGACCGGCTTCCGGAGTACGCGGAGCGCGTCCTGGAGGTCGCCGAGGTCATCCCGCCCGGCCGGGTGATGACCTACGGGGACGTCGCCGAATGGCTCGGCGAGGGCGGCCCCCGCCAGGTCGGCAGGGTCATGGCGCTGTACGGCGGGGCCGTGCCGTGGTGGCGCGTGGTGCGCGCCGACGGACGGCTGCTGCCCGGGCGCGAACGGCGCGCCCTCGGGCACTACCGCGCGGAGGCCACCCCGCTCCGGACGGCGGCGCACGGCGCCGGGGCCTCCCCGCCGCGCCTCGACATGAGGCGGGCCCGCTGGGACGGGACCGGCGGCGCCGACGGCGGTGACGCCGACGACACCGGGCGTGCGATGGCTCACGATTGA
- a CDS encoding lysylphosphatidylglycerol synthase domain-containing protein translates to MRPPDVASASGAGPRPDGASRGGGPERGADDRPAPPDAPGEQRGDLSGDEPLLAARVHRPSDLLRLLVGLLAITVVIGIAAFASGTTSGLEQDINKGTGQAPDVFVKVAGLVSSIAVLLVPVAFAIERLVKRDGLRIADGVLAAVLAHGVTLATDLWVARTAPAAIQDALTQPQSGGGLTDPVHGYLAPVIAYMSAVGMARRPRWRITLWAVLLLDAFTMLVAGYTTPLSIVLTVLIGWTVAYGALYAVGSPNVRPTGQTLLAGLRHVGFRPVSAMRAEGLPETAEQGDRGRRYLVALEEGPPLDVTVVDREQQAQGFFYRVWRRMTLRGITTRRSIQSLRQALEQEALLAYAAIAAGANAPKLIATSELGPDAVMLVYEHRGGRSLDSLADEEITDEVVCGCWEQVRALQSRRIAHRRLTGDALLVDHSGDVVITDLRGGEIAAGDLVLRMDIAQLLTTLGLRVGAERAVAAAVEVLGPDKVAGCLPLLQPIALSRSSRATLRRLARERSQREREAVLKASEAAKRARSEASGGTGPRTGRRAVRAEKQAEKRALEDALHGAREEDLLAQIRRQVLRIRPQAPVEPVRLERIRPRTLISLIAGAVAAYFLLSQIASIPLSTISGADWTWVSAAVACSALSYVAAAMSLLGFVPERVPFPRTVVAQVAGSFVKIVAPAAVGGVALNTRFLQRAGVRPGLAVASVGASQLFGLGAHVLLLLAFGYLTGTERSQGDFTPSRTVIAGLLTIAVLLLVVTAVPALRKFVSTRLRSLFAGVVPRMLDVLQRPGKLLTGIGGMLLLTATFVLCLDASVRAFNDGLQPLSYASLAVVFLAGNALGSAAPTPGGVGAVEGALLAGLVLAGVPKEVAAPAVLLYRLLTLWLPVLPGWVSFNHLTRKDAL, encoded by the coding sequence GTGCGGCCTCCCGACGTGGCGAGCGCCTCCGGCGCCGGGCCGCGCCCGGACGGCGCCTCGCGCGGCGGCGGGCCGGAGCGCGGGGCGGACGACCGGCCCGCGCCGCCCGACGCCCCGGGCGAGCAGCGCGGCGACCTCTCCGGCGACGAGCCGCTGCTCGCGGCGCGCGTGCACCGCCCCTCCGACCTGCTGCGCCTGCTCGTCGGCCTCCTCGCGATCACCGTCGTCATCGGCATCGCGGCCTTCGCCAGCGGCACCACCTCCGGACTCGAACAGGACATCAACAAGGGCACCGGGCAGGCTCCGGACGTGTTCGTCAAGGTGGCCGGGCTCGTCTCCAGCATCGCCGTGCTGCTCGTGCCCGTGGCGTTCGCGATCGAGCGGCTGGTCAAGCGGGACGGGCTGCGCATCGCGGACGGCGTCCTGGCCGCCGTGCTCGCGCACGGGGTGACCCTCGCGACGGACCTGTGGGTGGCGCGGACGGCGCCCGCGGCGATCCAGGACGCGCTGACGCAGCCGCAGAGCGGCGGCGGGCTCACCGACCCGGTGCACGGCTACCTGGCGCCGGTCATCGCGTACATGTCGGCGGTCGGCATGGCCCGGCGGCCGCGCTGGCGGATCACCTTGTGGGCGGTGCTGCTGCTGGACGCGTTCACCATGCTGGTGGCGGGCTACACGACCCCCCTGTCGATCGTCCTGACGGTCCTGATCGGCTGGACGGTCGCGTACGGCGCCCTCTACGCGGTCGGCTCCCCGAACGTCCGCCCGACGGGCCAGACGCTCCTGGCGGGCCTGCGCCACGTCGGGTTCCGCCCGGTGTCCGCCATGCGCGCGGAGGGGCTGCCGGAGACCGCCGAGCAGGGCGACCGGGGCCGCCGCTACCTGGTCGCCCTGGAGGAGGGCCCGCCCCTCGACGTCACGGTGGTCGACCGGGAGCAGCAGGCGCAGGGCTTCTTCTACCGGGTGTGGCGCCGGATGACGCTGCGCGGCATCACCACGCGCCGCTCCATCCAGTCGCTGCGGCAGGCCCTGGAACAGGAGGCGCTCCTCGCGTACGCGGCGATCGCCGCCGGGGCGAACGCGCCGAAGCTGATCGCCACCTCCGAGCTCGGCCCGGACGCCGTGATGCTGGTGTACGAGCACCGGGGCGGCCGCTCCCTCGACTCGCTGGCCGACGAGGAGATCACCGACGAGGTGGTGTGCGGCTGCTGGGAGCAGGTCCGGGCGCTGCAGTCGCGGCGCATCGCGCACCGCCGGCTGACGGGCGACGCCCTGCTGGTGGACCACTCCGGCGACGTGGTGATCACGGACCTGCGCGGCGGCGAGATCGCCGCGGGCGACCTGGTGCTGCGGATGGACATCGCGCAGCTGCTCACCACGCTCGGCCTGCGGGTCGGCGCGGAGCGGGCGGTCGCGGCGGCCGTGGAGGTCCTCGGCCCCGACAAGGTCGCCGGCTGCCTGCCGCTGCTCCAGCCGATCGCGCTCAGCCGGTCCAGCCGCGCGACGCTGCGCAGGCTGGCCCGCGAGCGGTCGCAGCGGGAGCGGGAGGCGGTGCTGAAGGCGTCGGAGGCCGCGAAGCGGGCACGGTCGGAGGCGTCCGGCGGTACCGGCCCGAGGACGGGGCGCAGGGCGGTCCGGGCGGAGAAGCAGGCCGAGAAGCGGGCGCTGGAGGACGCGCTGCACGGCGCGCGGGAGGAGGACCTGCTGGCGCAGATCCGCCGCCAGGTGCTGCGCATCAGGCCGCAGGCCCCGGTGGAGCCGGTGCGGCTGGAGCGGATCAGGCCGCGCACGCTGATCAGCCTCATCGCGGGCGCCGTCGCCGCGTACTTCCTGCTGTCGCAGATCGCCAGCATCCCGCTGTCGACGATCAGCGGGGCGGACTGGACCTGGGTCTCGGCGGCCGTCGCGTGCTCGGCGCTCAGCTACGTGGCCGCGGCGATGAGCCTGCTGGGCTTCGTGCCGGAGCGGGTGCCGTTCCCCCGGACCGTGGTGGCGCAGGTCGCCGGTTCCTTCGTCAAGATCGTCGCGCCCGCCGCGGTGGGCGGGGTCGCGCTCAACACGCGGTTCCTCCAGCGGGCCGGGGTGCGGCCCGGCCTGGCGGTGGCGAGCGTCGGGGCGTCGCAGCTGTTCGGGCTGGGCGCGCACGTGCTGCTGCTGCTGGCGTTCGGCTACCTGACCGGTACCGAGCGCTCGCAGGGCGACTTCACCCCGTCGAGGACGGTCATCGCGGGGCTGCTGACGATCGCGGTGCTGCTGCTGGTGGTGACGGCGGTCCCGGCGCTGCGGAAGTTCGTGTCGACGCGGCTGCGGTCGCTGTTCGCGGGGGTGGTGCCGCGCATGCTGGACGTGCTCCAGCGGCCCGGCAAACTGCTGACCGGCATCGGCGGCATGCTGCTGCTGACGGCCACGTTCGTACTGTGCCTGGACGCCTCGGTCCGGGCGTTCAACGACGGCCTCCAGCCGCTGTCGTACGCGAGCCTCGCCGTGGTGTTCCTGGCGGGCAACGCACTCGGTTCGGCGGCGCCCACGCCGGGCGGCGTCGGCGCGGTCGAGGGCGCCCTGCTGGCCGGCCTGGTGCTGGCCGGGGTGCCGAAGGAGGTGGCGGCGCCGGCGGTGCTGCTGTACCGGCTGCTGACGCTGTGGCTGCCGGTGCTGCCGGGCTGGGTCTCGTTCAACCACCTCACGCGGAAGGACGCCCTGTAG
- a CDS encoding helix-turn-helix transcriptional regulator — protein MRSYTSQQAARLLGVSADTVRRWADAGRLPTRRDEAGRRLVDGRDLAAFAVELAARPGEGGDPPYTSARNAFPGIVTAVRLGDVAAQVEIQAGPHRLVSLLTREAVEELGLEVGVEAVARVKSTNVHVDRV, from the coding sequence GTGCGTTCCTACACCTCGCAGCAGGCGGCGCGCCTCCTGGGCGTGAGCGCCGACACCGTACGCCGCTGGGCCGACGCCGGACGGCTCCCCACGCGCCGGGACGAGGCGGGGCGGAGGCTGGTCGACGGCCGCGACCTGGCGGCGTTCGCCGTCGAGCTGGCCGCGCGGCCCGGCGAGGGCGGCGATCCCCCGTACACCAGCGCGCGCAACGCGTTCCCCGGCATCGTCACCGCCGTGCGGCTCGGTGACGTGGCCGCCCAGGTGGAGATCCAGGCCGGTCCGCACCGGCTCGTGTCGCTGCTGACCCGCGAGGCCGTGGAGGAGCTGGGCCTGGAGGTGGGCGTGGAGGCGGTGGCGCGGGTGAAGTCGACCAACGTCCACGTCGACCGTGTCTGA
- the modA gene encoding molybdate ABC transporter substrate-binding protein — translation MRRSLAALLAAALLPLTACAGPGDPAGRGGGRLTVLAAASLTDVLRGVGAAYEEEHPGTDVVFSFAGSQELASQVRQGVPADVLVTADAPTMDRLGRAVGEPVVVARNRLAIATAEGNPERITGLEDLSRPGVKVVLAAPEVPAGRYSRQVLDRAGVDVRPVSEEPNVRAVLGKVRLGEADAGLVYATDAAAARDEVDAVALPDAHNAVASYPAAVLGSARDPGAARGLVAWLRSPRARALLAAAGFETP, via the coding sequence GTGCGCCGCTCCCTGGCCGCCCTGCTGGCCGCGGCCCTGCTGCCGCTGACGGCCTGCGCGGGCCCCGGGGACCCGGCGGGGCGGGGCGGGGGCCGGTTGACCGTGCTGGCCGCCGCCTCCCTCACGGACGTCCTCCGGGGCGTCGGCGCCGCCTACGAGGAGGAGCACCCCGGCACGGACGTCGTCTTCTCCTTCGCCGGGTCGCAGGAGCTGGCCTCCCAGGTGCGCCAGGGCGTCCCGGCCGACGTCCTGGTCACCGCCGACGCCCCGACCATGGACCGCCTGGGCCGGGCGGTCGGCGAGCCCGTCGTCGTCGCCCGCAACCGGCTCGCCATCGCCACCGCCGAGGGGAACCCCGAGCGGATCACCGGCCTGGAGGACCTGTCGCGGCCCGGCGTGAAGGTGGTGCTGGCCGCCCCCGAGGTGCCGGCCGGCCGCTACAGCCGGCAGGTCCTCGACCGGGCCGGCGTGGACGTGCGGCCCGTCTCCGAGGAGCCGAACGTCCGCGCCGTCCTCGGCAAGGTCCGGCTGGGCGAGGCGGACGCCGGGCTCGTGTACGCCACCGACGCGGCCGCCGCCCGCGACGAGGTCGACGCGGTCGCCCTGCCGGACGCGCACAACGCCGTCGCCTCCTACCCGGCCGCGGTCCTCGGCTCCGCGCGCGACCCCGGGGCGGCCCGCGGCCTCGTGGCGTGGCTGCGGTCGCCGCGCGCCCGCGCGCTGCTGGCGGCGGCCGGTTTCGAGACGCCGTGA